A region of Armatimonadota bacterium DNA encodes the following proteins:
- a CDS encoding SPASM domain-containing protein gives MILNVSLPTALSTTDGNGAPAEKDYDAAGRITAVRNLNREGLVAATPATLVEGPAMTGSCFPPLRCNVRVSALLAHWASLLAVLCLGWWCAAPAEAAASLTQRPFTLTAALDSQASLELEVTAPATIRLAADWTTGPGRLALNIPRRSYCAGMRGDSLEIAFDGTVYLCGYIRTAESVLGNALTGSVTALLDDARTRCADTAVTVDQIPSCTDCRYALVCAGGCGALAYHVTGDMHGSHPCCADLYALLHEIEDDLAKGRLND, from the coding sequence TTGATATTGAATGTGTCACTACCCACTGCACTCTCGACGACCGACGGCAACGGCGCGCCGGCCGAGAAGGACTACGACGCGGCGGGACGAATCACGGCGGTGCGCAATCTGAATCGCGAAGGGTTAGTGGCGGCGACGCCGGCCACGCTCGTGGAGGGACCCGCCATGACGGGATCATGCTTCCCACCGCTGCGCTGCAATGTTCGCGTCAGCGCTCTGCTCGCCCATTGGGCTTCGCTGCTGGCTGTGCTCTGTCTCGGCTGGTGGTGCGCCGCGCCTGCCGAGGCGGCAGCCTCGCTCACACAGCGGCCGTTCACGCTGACGGCCGCGCTCGACAGCCAGGCGAGCCTGGAGTTGGAGGTGACGGCGCCCGCAACGATTCGCCTGGCCGCGGACTGGACCACGGGGCCGGGGCGACTCGCGCTGAACATCCCTCGCCGCTCATATTGCGCCGGTATGCGCGGTGATTCCCTGGAAATCGCTTTCGATGGCACGGTCTATCTATGTGGCTATATCCGTACCGCCGAGTCAGTCTTGGGAAATGCACTCACTGGCAGCGTGACCGCTCTGTTAGATGATGCACGAACCCGCTGCGCCGACACTGCTGTGACCGTGGACCAGATACCCTCTTGCACAGATTGCCGCTATGCTCTGGTCTGTGCAGGAGGATGCGGCGCATTGGCGTATCATGTGACAGGCGATATGCATGGGTCGCATCCCTGTTGTGCTGACCTCTATGCTCTGCTGCACGAAATCGAAGACGACCTCGCGAAGGGGCGACTCAATGACTAG